The Apis cerana isolate GH-2021 linkage group LG12, AcerK_1.0, whole genome shotgun sequence genome window below encodes:
- the LOC108003717 gene encoding amyloid beta A4 precursor protein-binding family B member 1-interacting protein isoform X1, producing MLCGTFRKKRRHPGDEYRLVRSNTMPRILSAKEGSLVTVRRTKSSRVAARSPHLRDLLHMGLDNVSSATLRPFNSDINTPRIDSYRFSMANLEDSQDVDLDAILGELCALERRCDGDIASTPAPDSQRQGRPNSTRITAGDNTDIGKNEGAMRTDSPDNDSAFSDTVSMLSSESSASSSGSGHKPPQTAMHTGPQQQSHQLMDAASRVKAEKIRLALEKMREASVQKLFIKAFTLDGSGKSLLVDEGMSVAHVCRLLADKNHVPMDPKWTVVEHLPDLFMERVYEDHELLVENLLLWTRDSKNKLLFVERPEKTQLFLTPERFLLGLSDRSCGEYDDHSRNILLEEFFSSSNVGVPEVEGPLYLKSDSKKGWKRYHFILRASGLYYWPKEKARTARDLVCLATFDVNQIYYGIGWKKKYKAPTDFCFAVKHPRLQQPKSTKYIKFLCAEDNASLERWMVGIRVAKYGRQLMENYRTLVDELAQEDLDMLAHARSCSVSSIAPPTQNQTQYNTTNDNARQFTENSRHNAEVANARQYEGQRQSYNSEQRQSYNNDGRLSRASSSSSSGCLSDGAPSSCEVAFECGEFPTGTIKRKPSMNPKLPLTSITRQLKEVGETVRDEPDSCPSPTSSGSGTLTRRHSRRRSGTDSDGSGTLKRHHRSGNATPVSPVPPGTPVRERASPMGYNRSDNQESKTPTSPIPSCMMDSITSLPPPPSPSRVTEEAESDNEPLPPPPPEMFRSNLSLDSLPPPPAPGELPVCNTPELTGSSLSLASLPPPPSPLVGETGTIRRARPKQSTSSSSSSMTPEGTPTHASSSRPSSSNQQQMYPSPSGNSTMQNSQSYASQNLQNAVNSVSSPHSSYPGSSASTPTYAPTSPNFASPPPFVPPPAYGSQQQQHGNGSSLSRQNSKIESMYGGHQQHNTIQPIRPNPNMDTVRRSAMKQGSAGHYAAPPYLAELKAASSPQPQRRVTIQEPPTSPKSKTGTGKKITFNLPPQQEPGSPALPQRKPMPPRRSDSTRLTSPKKLAASDQAPPGDFLKDLQRVMRKKWQVAQKCKLDSTTTPHEVLGFRDPPPAVADYRETNVSNWVQEHYGADNLYENVYATDPHAPVEYASSPARQSSVRFADENRSINIVNAIASKRRPPPPPPKRAETTHLTTTRAMH from the exons ATTCCCAGGATGTCGATCTGGACGCCATCCTTGGCGAGTTGTGCGCTCTGGAGCGCCGCTGCGATGGCGACATCGCTTCCACGCCTGCACCCGACTCGCAGAGACAGGGCCGACCTAACAGCACTAGAATCACCGCTGGCGACAATACCGATATCGGCAAAAACGAAGGAG CTATGCGCACCGACAGTCCCGACAATGACAGCGCGTTCTCGGACACGGTGTCGATGTTGTCCAGTGAGAGTTCCGCGAGCAGCAGCGGTTCCGGGCACAAACCGCCTCAGACCGCCATGCACACGGGTCCCCAGCAGCAATCTCACCAACTCATGG ACGCGGCGAGCCGAGTCAAGGCAGAGAAGATCCGGTTGGCGTTGGAGAAGATGCGCGAAGCCAGCGTTCAGAAGCTGTTCATCAAAGCGTTCACCTTGGACGGGAGTGGGAAAAGCTTGCTCGTGGACGAAGGAATGAGCGTGGCACACGTGTGCAGGCTTCTGGCCGATAAGAATCACGTGCCGATGGATCCGAAGTGGACGGTGGTCGAGCATTTGCCCGACCTTTTCATGG aaaggGTATACGAAGATCACGAATTGCTGGTGGAAAATCTTTTACTGTGGACCAGAGACTCGAAAAATAAGCTGCTCTTCGTCGAGAGGCCGGAAAAGACCCAACTCTTCCTCACTCCAGAGAGATTTCTTCTGGGTCTGTCCGACAGAAGTTGCGGCGAATACGACGATCACTCGCGCAATATTCTCCTCGAGGAATTCTTTTCAAGCAGTAACGTTGGCGTGCCGGAG GTGGAGGGACCATTGTATCTGAAATCTGATAGCAAGAAGGGATGGAAgagatatcattttattcttcgAGCATCCGGCCTCTACTATTGGCCGAAGGAAAAGGCTCGTACCGCTCGCGACCTCGTTTGCCTGGCCACGTTCGACGTGAACCAAATTTACTACGGTATcgggtggaaaaagaaatacaaagcCCCGACAGATTTTTGTTTCGCTGTGAAACATCCGAGGCTGCAGCAGCCGAAATCGACCAAGTACATCAAATTCCTTTGCGCGGAGGACAACGCGTCTCTGGAACGGTGGATGGTTGGAATCAGAGTGGCCAAGTACGGAAGGCAGTTGATGGAAAATTACAGGACACTGGTCGACGAGCTCGCTCAGGAGGATCTCGATATGCTGGCCCACGCGAGGTCGTGTTCGGTTAGCTCGATCGCCCCCCCGACCCAGAATCAAACTCAGTACAACACCACCAACGACAACGCTCGCCAATTCACGGAAAATTCGAGGCACAACGCGGAAGTGGCTAACGCTAGACAGTACGAGGGCCAGAGGCAAAGTTACAATTCCGAGCAACGACAGAGTTATAATAACGACGGTAGACTGAGCAGAGCGAGTAGCTCGAGTTCCAGCGGATGCCTGTCGGACGGAGCACCCAGTAGTTGCGAG GTAGCCTTCGAATGTGGCGAGTTTCCAACGGGCACGATAAAGAGGAAACCCTCGATGAATCCGAAATTGCCCCTAACGTCGATCACGAGACAATTGAAGGAGGTGGGCGAGACGGTTCGCGACGAGCCAGATTCGTGTCCCAGTCCGACCAGCTCGGGCTCCGGCACGTTGACAAGAAGGCACAGTCGAAGAAGGAGCGGCACCGACTCGGACGGGTCCGGAACATTGAAGAGACATCATAGATCCGGTAACGCGACCCCCGTCAGCCCTGTACCACCCGGCACACCGGTCAGAGAAAGAGCGAGCCCCATGGGGTACAACAGATCGGATAATCAGGAATCGAAAACACCGACCAGTCCTATACCATCGTGCATG ATGGACTCGATCACCTCGTTACCACCGCCGCCCTCACCGTCCAGAGTCACGGAGGAGGCAGAGTCCGATAACGAGCCGCTCCCCCCACCTCCGCCAGAGATGTTCAGATCGAATCTCTCGCTGGATTCTCTGCCACCTCCTCCGGCGCCTGGCGAACTGCCGGTGTGCAACACCCCGGAGCTCACCGGTTCCTCGCTGAGTTTGGCGTCCCTTCCGCCACCCCCGAGCCCTCTGGTCGGCGAGACGGGGACGATTCGTCGGGCAAGGCCGAAACAGTCCACGTCCTCGAGCTCGTCGTCGATGACACCGGAAGGTACACCGACCCACGCCTCGTCGTCCAGGCCGTCGTCGAGCAACCAGCAACAGATGTATCCGAGTCCGAGCGGCAACTCGACGATGCAGAACAGCCAGAGCTACGCTTCGCAGAACCTGCAGAACGCCGTGAATTCGGTGTCGTCGCCGCACAGTTCCTACCCAGGCTCGAGCGCCAGCACACCGACCTACGCCCCAACCTCGCCGAACTTCGCCTCGCCCCCTCCGTTCGTCCCCCCGCCAGCCTACGGCTCCCAACAGCAACAGCACGGGAACGGGTCGAGCCTGAGCAGACAGAACTCGAAGATAGAGTCGATGTACGGCGGCCACCAGCAGCACAACACGATCCAGCCGATCAGGCCGAATCCGAACATGGACACGGTGAGGCGAAGCGCCATGAAGCAGGGGTCGGCCGGCCATTACGCGGCCCCCCCTTACCTGGCGGAGTTGAAAGCTGCCTCCAGCCCCCAGCCTCAACGCAGGGTCACCATTCAAGAGCCGCCCACGTCGCCCAAGTCGAAAACCGGCACCGGCAAGAAGATCACGTTCAACCTTCCCCCTCAACAGGAGCCGGGGAGCCCCGCTTTGCCGCAGAGGAAACCGATGCCGCCCAGGAGGTCGGACAGCACGAGGCTCACGTCCCCCAAGAAGCTGGCCGCGTCCGATCAGGCGCCGCCCGGCGATTTCCTCAAGGATCTTCAGAGAGTGATGAGGAAGAAGTGGCAGGTGGCGCAGAAGTGCAAGCTCGATTCGACCACGACCCCCCACGAGGTGCTCGGCTTCCGCGACCCGCCGCCCGCCGTCGCCGATTACAGGGAAACGAACGTGTCGAACTGGGTTCAGGAACACTACGGGGCCGACAATCTGTACGAGAACGTGTACGCGACGGACCCGCACGCCCCCGTCGAATATGCGTCGAGCCCCGCCCGCCAGTCGAGCGTCAGGTTCGCCGACGAGAATCGCAGCATCAACATCGTGAACGCGATCGCGAGTAAACGAAGGCCGCCACCCCCGCCGCCCAAAAGGGCGGAGACCACCCACTTGACCACCACCAGGGCGATGCACTGA
- the LOC108003717 gene encoding amyloid beta A4 precursor protein-binding family B member 1-interacting protein isoform X3 has translation MERYEEEGEDSDNETDPEQLLNEWLGELDSLTVGLDNVSSATLRPFNSDINTPRIDSYRFSMANLEDSQDVDLDAILGELCALERRCDGDIASTPAPDSQRQGRPNSTRITAGDNTDIGKNEGAMRTDSPDNDSAFSDTVSMLSSESSASSSGSGHKPPQTAMHTGPQQQSHQLMDAASRVKAEKIRLALEKMREASVQKLFIKAFTLDGSGKSLLVDEGMSVAHVCRLLADKNHVPMDPKWTVVEHLPDLFMERVYEDHELLVENLLLWTRDSKNKLLFVERPEKTQLFLTPERFLLGLSDRSCGEYDDHSRNILLEEFFSSSNVGVPEVEGPLYLKSDSKKGWKRYHFILRASGLYYWPKEKARTARDLVCLATFDVNQIYYGIGWKKKYKAPTDFCFAVKHPRLQQPKSTKYIKFLCAEDNASLERWMVGIRVAKYGRQLMENYRTLVDELAQEDLDMLAHARSCSVSSIAPPTQNQTQYNTTNDNARQFTENSRHNAEVANARQYEGQRQSYNSEQRQSYNNDGRLSRASSSSSSGCLSDGAPSSCEVAFECGEFPTGTIKRKPSMNPKLPLTSITRQLKEVGETVRDEPDSCPSPTSSGSGTLTRRHSRRRSGTDSDGSGTLKRHHRSGNATPVSPVPPGTPVRERASPMGYNRSDNQESKTPTSPIPSCMMDSITSLPPPPSPSRVTEEAESDNEPLPPPPPEMFRSNLSLDSLPPPPAPGELPVCNTPELTGSSLSLASLPPPPSPLVGETGTIRRARPKQSTSSSSSSMTPEGTPTHASSSRPSSSNQQQMYPSPSGNSTMQNSQSYASQNLQNAVNSVSSPHSSYPGSSASTPTYAPTSPNFASPPPFVPPPAYGSQQQQHGNGSSLSRQNSKIESMYGGHQQHNTIQPIRPNPNMDTVRRSAMKQGSAGHYAAPPYLAELKAASSPQPQRRVTIQEPPTSPKSKTGTGKKITFNLPPQQEPGSPALPQRKPMPPRRSDSTRLTSPKKLAASDQAPPGDFLKDLQRVMRKKWQVAQKCKLDSTTTPHEVLGFRDPPPAVADYRETNVSNWVQEHYGADNLYENVYATDPHAPVEYASSPARQSSVRFADENRSINIVNAIASKRRPPPPPPKRAETTHLTTTRAMH, from the exons ATTCCCAGGATGTCGATCTGGACGCCATCCTTGGCGAGTTGTGCGCTCTGGAGCGCCGCTGCGATGGCGACATCGCTTCCACGCCTGCACCCGACTCGCAGAGACAGGGCCGACCTAACAGCACTAGAATCACCGCTGGCGACAATACCGATATCGGCAAAAACGAAGGAG CTATGCGCACCGACAGTCCCGACAATGACAGCGCGTTCTCGGACACGGTGTCGATGTTGTCCAGTGAGAGTTCCGCGAGCAGCAGCGGTTCCGGGCACAAACCGCCTCAGACCGCCATGCACACGGGTCCCCAGCAGCAATCTCACCAACTCATGG ACGCGGCGAGCCGAGTCAAGGCAGAGAAGATCCGGTTGGCGTTGGAGAAGATGCGCGAAGCCAGCGTTCAGAAGCTGTTCATCAAAGCGTTCACCTTGGACGGGAGTGGGAAAAGCTTGCTCGTGGACGAAGGAATGAGCGTGGCACACGTGTGCAGGCTTCTGGCCGATAAGAATCACGTGCCGATGGATCCGAAGTGGACGGTGGTCGAGCATTTGCCCGACCTTTTCATGG aaaggGTATACGAAGATCACGAATTGCTGGTGGAAAATCTTTTACTGTGGACCAGAGACTCGAAAAATAAGCTGCTCTTCGTCGAGAGGCCGGAAAAGACCCAACTCTTCCTCACTCCAGAGAGATTTCTTCTGGGTCTGTCCGACAGAAGTTGCGGCGAATACGACGATCACTCGCGCAATATTCTCCTCGAGGAATTCTTTTCAAGCAGTAACGTTGGCGTGCCGGAG GTGGAGGGACCATTGTATCTGAAATCTGATAGCAAGAAGGGATGGAAgagatatcattttattcttcgAGCATCCGGCCTCTACTATTGGCCGAAGGAAAAGGCTCGTACCGCTCGCGACCTCGTTTGCCTGGCCACGTTCGACGTGAACCAAATTTACTACGGTATcgggtggaaaaagaaatacaaagcCCCGACAGATTTTTGTTTCGCTGTGAAACATCCGAGGCTGCAGCAGCCGAAATCGACCAAGTACATCAAATTCCTTTGCGCGGAGGACAACGCGTCTCTGGAACGGTGGATGGTTGGAATCAGAGTGGCCAAGTACGGAAGGCAGTTGATGGAAAATTACAGGACACTGGTCGACGAGCTCGCTCAGGAGGATCTCGATATGCTGGCCCACGCGAGGTCGTGTTCGGTTAGCTCGATCGCCCCCCCGACCCAGAATCAAACTCAGTACAACACCACCAACGACAACGCTCGCCAATTCACGGAAAATTCGAGGCACAACGCGGAAGTGGCTAACGCTAGACAGTACGAGGGCCAGAGGCAAAGTTACAATTCCGAGCAACGACAGAGTTATAATAACGACGGTAGACTGAGCAGAGCGAGTAGCTCGAGTTCCAGCGGATGCCTGTCGGACGGAGCACCCAGTAGTTGCGAG GTAGCCTTCGAATGTGGCGAGTTTCCAACGGGCACGATAAAGAGGAAACCCTCGATGAATCCGAAATTGCCCCTAACGTCGATCACGAGACAATTGAAGGAGGTGGGCGAGACGGTTCGCGACGAGCCAGATTCGTGTCCCAGTCCGACCAGCTCGGGCTCCGGCACGTTGACAAGAAGGCACAGTCGAAGAAGGAGCGGCACCGACTCGGACGGGTCCGGAACATTGAAGAGACATCATAGATCCGGTAACGCGACCCCCGTCAGCCCTGTACCACCCGGCACACCGGTCAGAGAAAGAGCGAGCCCCATGGGGTACAACAGATCGGATAATCAGGAATCGAAAACACCGACCAGTCCTATACCATCGTGCATG ATGGACTCGATCACCTCGTTACCACCGCCGCCCTCACCGTCCAGAGTCACGGAGGAGGCAGAGTCCGATAACGAGCCGCTCCCCCCACCTCCGCCAGAGATGTTCAGATCGAATCTCTCGCTGGATTCTCTGCCACCTCCTCCGGCGCCTGGCGAACTGCCGGTGTGCAACACCCCGGAGCTCACCGGTTCCTCGCTGAGTTTGGCGTCCCTTCCGCCACCCCCGAGCCCTCTGGTCGGCGAGACGGGGACGATTCGTCGGGCAAGGCCGAAACAGTCCACGTCCTCGAGCTCGTCGTCGATGACACCGGAAGGTACACCGACCCACGCCTCGTCGTCCAGGCCGTCGTCGAGCAACCAGCAACAGATGTATCCGAGTCCGAGCGGCAACTCGACGATGCAGAACAGCCAGAGCTACGCTTCGCAGAACCTGCAGAACGCCGTGAATTCGGTGTCGTCGCCGCACAGTTCCTACCCAGGCTCGAGCGCCAGCACACCGACCTACGCCCCAACCTCGCCGAACTTCGCCTCGCCCCCTCCGTTCGTCCCCCCGCCAGCCTACGGCTCCCAACAGCAACAGCACGGGAACGGGTCGAGCCTGAGCAGACAGAACTCGAAGATAGAGTCGATGTACGGCGGCCACCAGCAGCACAACACGATCCAGCCGATCAGGCCGAATCCGAACATGGACACGGTGAGGCGAAGCGCCATGAAGCAGGGGTCGGCCGGCCATTACGCGGCCCCCCCTTACCTGGCGGAGTTGAAAGCTGCCTCCAGCCCCCAGCCTCAACGCAGGGTCACCATTCAAGAGCCGCCCACGTCGCCCAAGTCGAAAACCGGCACCGGCAAGAAGATCACGTTCAACCTTCCCCCTCAACAGGAGCCGGGGAGCCCCGCTTTGCCGCAGAGGAAACCGATGCCGCCCAGGAGGTCGGACAGCACGAGGCTCACGTCCCCCAAGAAGCTGGCCGCGTCCGATCAGGCGCCGCCCGGCGATTTCCTCAAGGATCTTCAGAGAGTGATGAGGAAGAAGTGGCAGGTGGCGCAGAAGTGCAAGCTCGATTCGACCACGACCCCCCACGAGGTGCTCGGCTTCCGCGACCCGCCGCCCGCCGTCGCCGATTACAGGGAAACGAACGTGTCGAACTGGGTTCAGGAACACTACGGGGCCGACAATCTGTACGAGAACGTGTACGCGACGGACCCGCACGCCCCCGTCGAATATGCGTCGAGCCCCGCCCGCCAGTCGAGCGTCAGGTTCGCCGACGAGAATCGCAGCATCAACATCGTGAACGCGATCGCGAGTAAACGAAGGCCGCCACCCCCGCCGCCCAAAAGGGCGGAGACCACCCACTTGACCACCACCAGGGCGATGCACTGA
- the LOC108003717 gene encoding amyloid beta A4 precursor protein-binding family B member 1-interacting protein isoform X2, translating to MDWMRRQDIKEESPETPTALTPDEPDESYFEEDTSIDEGMGLDNVSSATLRPFNSDINTPRIDSYRFSMANLEDSQDVDLDAILGELCALERRCDGDIASTPAPDSQRQGRPNSTRITAGDNTDIGKNEGAMRTDSPDNDSAFSDTVSMLSSESSASSSGSGHKPPQTAMHTGPQQQSHQLMDAASRVKAEKIRLALEKMREASVQKLFIKAFTLDGSGKSLLVDEGMSVAHVCRLLADKNHVPMDPKWTVVEHLPDLFMERVYEDHELLVENLLLWTRDSKNKLLFVERPEKTQLFLTPERFLLGLSDRSCGEYDDHSRNILLEEFFSSSNVGVPEVEGPLYLKSDSKKGWKRYHFILRASGLYYWPKEKARTARDLVCLATFDVNQIYYGIGWKKKYKAPTDFCFAVKHPRLQQPKSTKYIKFLCAEDNASLERWMVGIRVAKYGRQLMENYRTLVDELAQEDLDMLAHARSCSVSSIAPPTQNQTQYNTTNDNARQFTENSRHNAEVANARQYEGQRQSYNSEQRQSYNNDGRLSRASSSSSSGCLSDGAPSSCEVAFECGEFPTGTIKRKPSMNPKLPLTSITRQLKEVGETVRDEPDSCPSPTSSGSGTLTRRHSRRRSGTDSDGSGTLKRHHRSGNATPVSPVPPGTPVRERASPMGYNRSDNQESKTPTSPIPSCMMDSITSLPPPPSPSRVTEEAESDNEPLPPPPPEMFRSNLSLDSLPPPPAPGELPVCNTPELTGSSLSLASLPPPPSPLVGETGTIRRARPKQSTSSSSSSMTPEGTPTHASSSRPSSSNQQQMYPSPSGNSTMQNSQSYASQNLQNAVNSVSSPHSSYPGSSASTPTYAPTSPNFASPPPFVPPPAYGSQQQQHGNGSSLSRQNSKIESMYGGHQQHNTIQPIRPNPNMDTVRRSAMKQGSAGHYAAPPYLAELKAASSPQPQRRVTIQEPPTSPKSKTGTGKKITFNLPPQQEPGSPALPQRKPMPPRRSDSTRLTSPKKLAASDQAPPGDFLKDLQRVMRKKWQVAQKCKLDSTTTPHEVLGFRDPPPAVADYRETNVSNWVQEHYGADNLYENVYATDPHAPVEYASSPARQSSVRFADENRSINIVNAIASKRRPPPPPPKRAETTHLTTTRAMH from the exons ATTCCCAGGATGTCGATCTGGACGCCATCCTTGGCGAGTTGTGCGCTCTGGAGCGCCGCTGCGATGGCGACATCGCTTCCACGCCTGCACCCGACTCGCAGAGACAGGGCCGACCTAACAGCACTAGAATCACCGCTGGCGACAATACCGATATCGGCAAAAACGAAGGAG CTATGCGCACCGACAGTCCCGACAATGACAGCGCGTTCTCGGACACGGTGTCGATGTTGTCCAGTGAGAGTTCCGCGAGCAGCAGCGGTTCCGGGCACAAACCGCCTCAGACCGCCATGCACACGGGTCCCCAGCAGCAATCTCACCAACTCATGG ACGCGGCGAGCCGAGTCAAGGCAGAGAAGATCCGGTTGGCGTTGGAGAAGATGCGCGAAGCCAGCGTTCAGAAGCTGTTCATCAAAGCGTTCACCTTGGACGGGAGTGGGAAAAGCTTGCTCGTGGACGAAGGAATGAGCGTGGCACACGTGTGCAGGCTTCTGGCCGATAAGAATCACGTGCCGATGGATCCGAAGTGGACGGTGGTCGAGCATTTGCCCGACCTTTTCATGG aaaggGTATACGAAGATCACGAATTGCTGGTGGAAAATCTTTTACTGTGGACCAGAGACTCGAAAAATAAGCTGCTCTTCGTCGAGAGGCCGGAAAAGACCCAACTCTTCCTCACTCCAGAGAGATTTCTTCTGGGTCTGTCCGACAGAAGTTGCGGCGAATACGACGATCACTCGCGCAATATTCTCCTCGAGGAATTCTTTTCAAGCAGTAACGTTGGCGTGCCGGAG GTGGAGGGACCATTGTATCTGAAATCTGATAGCAAGAAGGGATGGAAgagatatcattttattcttcgAGCATCCGGCCTCTACTATTGGCCGAAGGAAAAGGCTCGTACCGCTCGCGACCTCGTTTGCCTGGCCACGTTCGACGTGAACCAAATTTACTACGGTATcgggtggaaaaagaaatacaaagcCCCGACAGATTTTTGTTTCGCTGTGAAACATCCGAGGCTGCAGCAGCCGAAATCGACCAAGTACATCAAATTCCTTTGCGCGGAGGACAACGCGTCTCTGGAACGGTGGATGGTTGGAATCAGAGTGGCCAAGTACGGAAGGCAGTTGATGGAAAATTACAGGACACTGGTCGACGAGCTCGCTCAGGAGGATCTCGATATGCTGGCCCACGCGAGGTCGTGTTCGGTTAGCTCGATCGCCCCCCCGACCCAGAATCAAACTCAGTACAACACCACCAACGACAACGCTCGCCAATTCACGGAAAATTCGAGGCACAACGCGGAAGTGGCTAACGCTAGACAGTACGAGGGCCAGAGGCAAAGTTACAATTCCGAGCAACGACAGAGTTATAATAACGACGGTAGACTGAGCAGAGCGAGTAGCTCGAGTTCCAGCGGATGCCTGTCGGACGGAGCACCCAGTAGTTGCGAG GTAGCCTTCGAATGTGGCGAGTTTCCAACGGGCACGATAAAGAGGAAACCCTCGATGAATCCGAAATTGCCCCTAACGTCGATCACGAGACAATTGAAGGAGGTGGGCGAGACGGTTCGCGACGAGCCAGATTCGTGTCCCAGTCCGACCAGCTCGGGCTCCGGCACGTTGACAAGAAGGCACAGTCGAAGAAGGAGCGGCACCGACTCGGACGGGTCCGGAACATTGAAGAGACATCATAGATCCGGTAACGCGACCCCCGTCAGCCCTGTACCACCCGGCACACCGGTCAGAGAAAGAGCGAGCCCCATGGGGTACAACAGATCGGATAATCAGGAATCGAAAACACCGACCAGTCCTATACCATCGTGCATG ATGGACTCGATCACCTCGTTACCACCGCCGCCCTCACCGTCCAGAGTCACGGAGGAGGCAGAGTCCGATAACGAGCCGCTCCCCCCACCTCCGCCAGAGATGTTCAGATCGAATCTCTCGCTGGATTCTCTGCCACCTCCTCCGGCGCCTGGCGAACTGCCGGTGTGCAACACCCCGGAGCTCACCGGTTCCTCGCTGAGTTTGGCGTCCCTTCCGCCACCCCCGAGCCCTCTGGTCGGCGAGACGGGGACGATTCGTCGGGCAAGGCCGAAACAGTCCACGTCCTCGAGCTCGTCGTCGATGACACCGGAAGGTACACCGACCCACGCCTCGTCGTCCAGGCCGTCGTCGAGCAACCAGCAACAGATGTATCCGAGTCCGAGCGGCAACTCGACGATGCAGAACAGCCAGAGCTACGCTTCGCAGAACCTGCAGAACGCCGTGAATTCGGTGTCGTCGCCGCACAGTTCCTACCCAGGCTCGAGCGCCAGCACACCGACCTACGCCCCAACCTCGCCGAACTTCGCCTCGCCCCCTCCGTTCGTCCCCCCGCCAGCCTACGGCTCCCAACAGCAACAGCACGGGAACGGGTCGAGCCTGAGCAGACAGAACTCGAAGATAGAGTCGATGTACGGCGGCCACCAGCAGCACAACACGATCCAGCCGATCAGGCCGAATCCGAACATGGACACGGTGAGGCGAAGCGCCATGAAGCAGGGGTCGGCCGGCCATTACGCGGCCCCCCCTTACCTGGCGGAGTTGAAAGCTGCCTCCAGCCCCCAGCCTCAACGCAGGGTCACCATTCAAGAGCCGCCCACGTCGCCCAAGTCGAAAACCGGCACCGGCAAGAAGATCACGTTCAACCTTCCCCCTCAACAGGAGCCGGGGAGCCCCGCTTTGCCGCAGAGGAAACCGATGCCGCCCAGGAGGTCGGACAGCACGAGGCTCACGTCCCCCAAGAAGCTGGCCGCGTCCGATCAGGCGCCGCCCGGCGATTTCCTCAAGGATCTTCAGAGAGTGATGAGGAAGAAGTGGCAGGTGGCGCAGAAGTGCAAGCTCGATTCGACCACGACCCCCCACGAGGTGCTCGGCTTCCGCGACCCGCCGCCCGCCGTCGCCGATTACAGGGAAACGAACGTGTCGAACTGGGTTCAGGAACACTACGGGGCCGACAATCTGTACGAGAACGTGTACGCGACGGACCCGCACGCCCCCGTCGAATATGCGTCGAGCCCCGCCCGCCAGTCGAGCGTCAGGTTCGCCGACGAGAATCGCAGCATCAACATCGTGAACGCGATCGCGAGTAAACGAAGGCCGCCACCCCCGCCGCCCAAAAGGGCGGAGACCACCCACTTGACCACCACCAGGGCGATGCACTGA